One genomic region from Phocoena sinus isolate mPhoSin1 chromosome 21, mPhoSin1.pri, whole genome shotgun sequence encodes:
- the ZFP42 gene encoding zinc finger protein 42 homolog: protein MDQKLKKREKTLGQKGLGRRAVSGDKSPPAPQKPPDTTWTLCDEEVCYETSFRVVEEDSFSDCYIECIIRGEFSEPITEEDSLLKSFDCLKQGSEQELSQQVLTASSLLERSLEYMKKGAKQELPQQFGGENSLLESSEYMTGKKLPPGEIPSIDFSDPKQLTECTKMKPSTNKEYDAPEKIVCPESGCIREFKNRASLRKHLRVHSPRDHVCAECGKAFKESAKLKRHFLVHTGEKPFPCTFEGCGKRFSLSFNLRTHVRIHTGEKPFVCPFQGCLKKFIQSNNMKAHLLTHAKAEMSQ, encoded by the coding sequence ATGGACCAGAaactgaagaaaagggaaaagacactTGGCCAGAAAGGCCTTGGTAGAAGAGCCGTCAGTGGGGACAAGTCACCGCCAGCCCCGCAGAAACCTCCTGACACGACGTGGACCTTATGTGATGAGGAAGTGTGCTATGAGACTAGCTTTCGGGTTGTTGAAGAGGATTCCTTCTCTGACTGTTACATAGAATGCATAATAAGAGGTGAGTTTTCTGAACCTATCACGGAAGAGGACTCACTTCTTAAGTCCTTTGACTGTCTGAAACAAGGATCAGAACAAGAGCTTTCTCAACAGGTTCTTACGGCAAGCTCACTTCTTGAACGTTCCTTGGAATACATGAAAAAGGGGGCAAAACAAGAACTTCCTCAACAGTTTGGTGGAGAGAATTCACTTCTTGAGTCTTCTGAGTACATGACAGGCAAGAAGCTTCCTCCTGGAGAAATACCCAGCATTGACTTTTCAGATCCTAAACAGCTCACAGAATGTACTAAAATGAAGCCAAGTACAAATAAAGAATATGATGCTCCAGAAAAAATTGTTTGTCCTGAGAGTGGATGCATAAGAGAGTTCAAGAATAGAGCATCCCTGAGAAAGCATCTCCGAGTTCATAGTCCCCGAGATCACGTATGTgcagaatgtgggaaagccttcaagGAGAGCGCAAAACTAAAAAGACATTTTCTggttcatactggagagaagccATTTCCGTGTACTTTCGAAGGGTGCGGAAAACGTTTTTCCCTGTCCTTCAATTTGCGTACACATGTGCGCatccacactggggagaaaccttTTGTATGTCCCTTTCAAGGCTGTCTCAAGAAGTTTATTCAGTCAAATAACATGAAAGCGCACCTCTTAACTCATGCAAAGGCCGAAATGAGTCAatga